A DNA window from Comamonas fluminis contains the following coding sequences:
- a CDS encoding ABC transporter substrate-binding protein: MKRAPWLKFAAALTLGLSGALTTVSALAAVQITDARGVQVSLPQAPQRIVSLLPSLTESLCALDACKRLVGVDRYSNWPAHVKTVPVVGGGLDPNVEAIVALRPDLVLVSTASRAVGRLEALGLKVVALEPRTQAEARVVLQKIGTLLQLPPEQGADKVWAAIEADMQRAADSVPPAMRGKRVYFEASRGPYAAGEKSFIGETLTLLHLRNVIDAKLGPFPRINPEYVVKADPDVLMAGERSWKTGVPEYPGWAQMRAVKAGAICQFTPDQSDVLVRPGPRMAEAAHILARCLQGLAQKQGASK, translated from the coding sequence ATGAAGCGCGCCCCATGGTTGAAATTTGCCGCTGCGCTGACGCTGGGCCTGAGCGGCGCACTGACCACGGTCAGCGCCCTGGCCGCCGTGCAAATTACCGATGCGCGTGGTGTGCAAGTCAGCTTGCCGCAGGCACCGCAGCGCATCGTCAGCCTGCTGCCCTCGTTGACGGAAAGCCTGTGCGCGCTGGATGCCTGCAAACGGCTGGTGGGGGTGGATCGCTACTCCAACTGGCCCGCCCACGTCAAAACCGTGCCCGTGGTGGGCGGCGGGCTGGATCCCAATGTTGAGGCCATCGTCGCGCTCAGGCCTGACCTGGTGCTGGTCTCCACCGCATCGCGGGCTGTGGGGCGGCTGGAGGCGCTGGGGCTGAAAGTGGTGGCGCTGGAGCCGCGCACGCAGGCCGAAGCCCGCGTGGTGCTGCAGAAAATTGGCACGCTGCTGCAACTGCCACCCGAGCAGGGCGCAGACAAAGTCTGGGCGGCGATTGAAGCCGATATGCAGCGCGCTGCAGACAGCGTGCCGCCCGCCATGCGCGGCAAGCGTGTGTACTTTGAAGCCAGCCGTGGCCCTTATGCCGCGGGTGAAAAATCCTTTATTGGCGAGACCTTGACGCTGCTGCATCTGCGCAATGTGATTGACGCCAAGCTGGGCCCGTTTCCGCGCATCAACCCCGAATATGTGGTCAAGGCCGACCCCGATGTGCTGATGGCGGGAGAGCGCAGCTGGAAAACCGGCGTGCCTGAATACCCGGGCTGGGCGCAGATGCGCGCCGTCAAAGCGGGTGCGATTTGCCAGTTCACGCCAGACCAGTCTGATGTGCTGGTGCGCCCCGGCCCGCGCATGGCCGAGGCCGCCCATATTCTGGCGCGCTGCCTGCAAGGGCTGGCGCAAAAACAGGGCGCTTCGAAATGA
- a CDS encoding FecCD family ABC transporter permease produces the protein MRGLAAPWLLLWLVLAGMVLAVLGAGVGSTGFESVWKAHADPLAWQIVMEIRLPRTAGALLAGGLLGLAGAIAQGVFRNPLADPYLLGSASGASLGVALAMAALGTSPFALGALALWGVTGAAFVGAVAAVILTLALAKGVHNTMRLLLAGVIVGVVLGAASSLVLIRNPDIMQAMQSFMLGSTAFVGWNACALMLWVLLPTLALAWSLSRVLDGLALGEATAHSLGLPLGPLRLLLIVLLAMATGTAVAQTGLIAFVGLAAPHLVRSMVRALHRWLLVLSCLMGAVLLLAADLLARWLVAPQELPIGVLTAVLGGSYLLWLMHRRGALQGGEGA, from the coding sequence ATGCGCGGGCTGGCCGCCCCATGGCTGCTGCTGTGGCTGGTGCTGGCCGGCATGGTGCTGGCCGTGCTGGGCGCAGGGGTTGGCAGCACAGGTTTTGAGAGTGTGTGGAAGGCCCATGCCGACCCACTGGCCTGGCAAATCGTGATGGAGATCCGCCTGCCGCGCACGGCCGGTGCTTTGCTGGCTGGTGGATTGCTGGGGCTGGCGGGGGCCATTGCACAGGGCGTTTTTCGCAATCCGCTGGCAGACCCCTATTTGCTGGGCAGTGCCTCGGGCGCATCGCTGGGCGTGGCGCTGGCCATGGCGGCGCTGGGAACATCGCCTTTTGCTCTGGGCGCGCTGGCGCTCTGGGGGGTGACGGGGGCAGCCTTCGTCGGCGCGGTGGCGGCGGTGATTTTGACGCTGGCTCTGGCCAAAGGCGTGCACAACACCATGCGCCTGCTGCTTGCAGGGGTGATTGTGGGCGTGGTGCTGGGCGCGGCGTCATCACTGGTGCTGATTCGCAACCCCGACATCATGCAGGCCATGCAGTCTTTCATGCTGGGCAGCACGGCGTTTGTGGGCTGGAATGCCTGCGCGCTGATGCTTTGGGTGCTGCTGCCCACGCTGGCGCTGGCCTGGAGCCTGAGCCGCGTGCTGGATGGCCTAGCGCTGGGCGAGGCCACGGCCCACAGCCTGGGCCTGCCACTGGGCCCGCTGCGCCTGCTGCTGATTGTGCTGCTGGCCATGGCCACGGGTACGGCGGTGGCGCAGACGGGGCTGATTGCTTTTGTGGGCCTGGCTGCACCGCACTTGGTGCGGTCGATGGTGCGCGCGCTGCACCGCTGGCTGCTGGTGCTGAGCTGCCTGATGGGCGCTGTGCTGCTGCTGGCCGCCGATTTGCTGGCGCGCTGGCTGGTGGCACCGCAAGAGCTGCCCATTGGCGTGCTGACCGCCGTGCTGGGTGGCAGCTACCTGCTGTGGCTGATGCACCGGCGCGGCGCGCTGCAAGGCGGGGAGGGCGCATGA
- a CDS encoding bifunctional adenosylcobinamide kinase/adenosylcobinamide-phosphate guanylyltransferase has protein sequence MSTASTSHPCLPRSLFLLGGQKSGKSRRAELLARQWLEADARHEAVLVATGQAWDAEMVERIARHQRDRAERVPGMQTLEEPRELARVLVQHSQPEKLLVIDCLTLWLTNWLMPVESTESKQNQPQVQDWNAQLALFLEALDGAKGPVIIVGNEIGLGVIPMGKEVRAFVDALGVLNQQVAAYCESVTLMCAGLPVAVKGVQP, from the coding sequence ATGAGTACAGCTTCCACCTCCCATCCCTGCCTGCCGCGCAGCCTGTTTTTGCTGGGCGGCCAGAAAAGCGGTAAATCGCGCCGCGCCGAGTTGCTGGCCCGCCAGTGGCTGGAGGCTGACGCCCGCCATGAGGCGGTGCTGGTGGCCACTGGCCAGGCCTGGGATGCGGAAATGGTGGAGCGCATTGCCCGCCACCAGCGTGACCGCGCCGAGCGCGTGCCGGGCATGCAGACTCTTGAGGAGCCGCGTGAACTGGCCCGCGTGCTGGTGCAGCACAGCCAGCCAGAGAAGCTGCTGGTGATTGACTGCCTGACGCTGTGGCTGACGAACTGGTTGATGCCTGTTGAATCAACAGAATCTAAACAAAATCAGCCTCAAGTCCAGGACTGGAATGCGCAGCTAGCTCTCTTTTTGGAAGCGCTGGACGGTGCCAAAGGGCCCGTCATCATCGTGGGCAACGAAATTGGTCTGGGCGTGATTCCCATGGGCAAAGAGGTGCGTGCGTTTGTGGACGCGCTGGGCGTGCTCAACCAGCAAGTGGCGGCGTACTGTGAAAGTGTCACGCTGATGTGTGCGGGTCTGCCCGTCGCGGTCAAGGGAGTGCAGCCATGA
- the cobO gene encoding cob(I)yrinic acid a,c-diamide adenosyltransferase has translation MNIETPPSEKPYEKPEGERRGLVIVNTGNGKGKSTAAFGLAFRATGRGKAVKVYQFMKVPTARFGEHRLAEQVGLPIEGLGDGFSWKSKDLDHSAQLARDGWEKSKADILSGEYFLVVLDEITYPLIYGWLPLQEVLDTLAARPKDVHVCLTGRRCPQEIIDIADTVTEMTMVKHAFQAGIPAQRGIED, from the coding sequence ATGAATATTGAAACACCACCCTCTGAAAAGCCCTACGAAAAACCCGAGGGCGAGCGCCGTGGCCTGGTCATTGTCAACACCGGCAATGGCAAGGGCAAAAGCACAGCAGCCTTTGGCCTGGCGTTTCGCGCCACGGGCCGGGGCAAGGCCGTCAAGGTCTATCAGTTCATGAAAGTGCCCACCGCCCGCTTTGGCGAGCATCGTCTGGCCGAGCAGGTCGGCCTGCCGATTGAAGGTCTGGGCGACGGCTTCAGCTGGAAGAGCAAAGACCTGGACCACTCTGCCCAGCTGGCGCGTGATGGCTGGGAAAAGTCCAAGGCCGATATTCTCTCGGGCGAGTACTTCCTCGTTGTGCTCGACGAGATCACCTACCCGCTGATCTATGGCTGGCTGCCGCTGCAGGAGGTGCTGGACACGCTGGCCGCCCGCCCCAAGGACGTGCATGTCTGCCTGACGGGTCGCCGCTGTCCCCAGGAAATCATCGACATCGCCGACACGGTGACCGAGATGACGATGGTCAAGCACGCCTTCCAGGCGGGTATTCCCGCGCAAAGAGGCATTGAGGATTAA
- a CDS encoding TonB-dependent receptor domain-containing protein: protein MSRNSSSAQLCVAPFACTRVAAAAVLCAISSFAAHAQDAGARQMAETVVTGSRAEASIEQLTADVTVIDAKQIERAAGSSLPELLQREAGLQITSNGGLGKEASVFTRGTESRHTILLVDGVRYGSATSGGPSWANIPLASIERIEVIKGPASSLYGSDAVGGVVQIFTKKGTGAKPFNPYASVTLGSDHYAQAAAGLNGSQQGWNYSLNAQRTTEHGFSSTNSKVAYGNYNPDRDPFRQSSLNASLGYEINSDWRVDGSVLYSEGITHFDDGPGVDTRSALRTQVSTASVTGRILKDWKSKFTISHSRDESNAIDSAQSYNLPGLFATTQRQYQWQNDIATPVGLVVAGFERLEQEVNSSTKYSVTERTVNSGFVGLTGEQGAHSWQANLRRDDNSQFGSKNTWGVGYGFRLNSQWRLHASHGTSFVAPTFNQLYWPDYGSPDLKPEFGRNTDVGVTWSEGGHSVKLVYFDNRIRGYIANTTKPENIPRSRIKGWTLGYSGQFMGWKLRADYDQLDPRNTLTDTLLPRRARHVTRLSADKDWGAWTFGASAQSVGKRYDDAKNSADKLMGQYTTVDLYASYRLDKDWTLSARIANLTDKDYTTAYGYNTRGRAGYLTLLWQPR, encoded by the coding sequence ATGTCCAGAAACTCTTCGTCCGCGCAGCTCTGCGTGGCGCCATTTGCCTGCACTCGTGTGGCAGCTGCGGCTGTGCTGTGCGCTATTTCTTCGTTTGCCGCCCATGCACAGGATGCGGGTGCACGCCAGATGGCAGAAACCGTGGTCACTGGTAGCCGCGCCGAAGCCTCCATTGAACAGCTGACGGCAGATGTGACAGTCATCGATGCCAAGCAGATCGAGCGCGCCGCAGGCAGCAGCCTGCCTGAGCTGCTGCAGCGTGAGGCGGGCCTGCAGATCACCAGCAATGGCGGTCTGGGCAAGGAAGCCAGCGTTTTCACGCGCGGCACGGAAAGCCGGCACACGATTTTGCTGGTGGATGGTGTGCGTTATGGCTCGGCAACCAGCGGCGGCCCTTCCTGGGCCAATATTCCTCTGGCATCCATTGAGCGCATTGAGGTCATCAAGGGCCCAGCATCCTCTTTGTATGGCAGCGATGCAGTTGGTGGCGTGGTGCAGATCTTCACCAAGAAGGGCACTGGCGCAAAGCCTTTCAATCCATATGCCAGTGTCACGCTGGGCAGTGACCACTATGCGCAGGCCGCCGCGGGTCTGAATGGCTCTCAGCAAGGCTGGAACTATTCGCTGAATGCGCAGCGCACGACCGAACATGGTTTTTCCTCCACCAATTCCAAGGTGGCCTACGGAAACTACAACCCCGACCGGGACCCGTTTCGCCAGAGCTCTTTGAATGCCTCGCTGGGCTATGAGATCAACTCTGACTGGCGTGTTGACGGCAGCGTGCTGTATTCGGAAGGCATCACCCATTTCGATGACGGCCCTGGCGTGGATACCCGCAGTGCTTTGCGCACGCAGGTCAGCACGGCTTCGGTGACTGGGCGAATCCTGAAGGACTGGAAGTCCAAGTTCACCATCAGCCATTCGCGTGATGAGAGCAATGCCATTGATTCCGCGCAGTCCTATAACCTGCCGGGCCTGTTTGCCACCACTCAGCGCCAGTACCAGTGGCAAAACGATATCGCCACGCCCGTTGGCCTGGTGGTTGCAGGCTTTGAACGACTGGAGCAGGAAGTCAACAGCAGCACCAAATATTCGGTGACGGAGCGAACAGTGAATTCCGGCTTTGTCGGTTTGACCGGTGAGCAGGGCGCACATAGCTGGCAGGCCAATCTGCGCCGCGATGACAACTCGCAGTTCGGCAGCAAGAACACCTGGGGCGTGGGCTATGGGTTTCGTCTGAACTCCCAGTGGCGCCTGCATGCCTCGCATGGCACAAGCTTTGTGGCGCCGACCTTCAATCAGCTGTACTGGCCAGATTATGGCTCGCCAGACCTGAAGCCTGAATTTGGTCGCAATACCGATGTGGGTGTGACCTGGAGCGAAGGTGGGCACTCCGTCAAGCTGGTTTATTTCGACAACCGCATTCGCGGCTATATCGCGAACACGACCAAGCCCGAGAACATCCCTCGCAGCCGTATCAAGGGCTGGACGCTGGGCTACAGCGGCCAGTTCATGGGCTGGAAGCTGCGTGCGGACTATGACCAACTGGATCCTCGCAACACTCTGACCGACACATTGCTGCCGCGTCGCGCCCGCCATGTCACGCGTCTGTCTGCAGACAAGGACTGGGGCGCATGGACCTTCGGCGCGTCGGCTCAGTCTGTGGGCAAGCGCTATGACGACGCGAAGAACTCGGCAGACAAGCTGATGGGCCAGTACACCACCGTGGATCTGTATGCCAGCTACCGTCTGGACAAAGACTGGACCCTGTCTGCCCGTATCGCCAACCTTACGGACAAGGACTACACCACGGCCTACGGTTACAACACGCGTGGCCGTGCTGGCTACCTGACCCTGCTGTGGCAGCCGCGTTAA
- a CDS encoding DUF904 domain-containing protein, producing MTPQPSLDLIAERVERLLVRHEELQRTNALLTDQVIALTQERDLLRLRLQAARARVDALIERLPANQGE from the coding sequence ATGACCCCCCAGCCTTCTCTTGATCTCATTGCCGAGCGCGTGGAGCGTCTGTTGGTCCGCCATGAAGAACTTCAGCGCACCAATGCCTTGCTCACCGACCAGGTCATCGCCCTTACTCAGGAGCGTGATTTGCTGCGCCTGCGCCTGCAGGCAGCACGCGCCCGCGTGGACGCGCTGATCGAACGCTTGCCCGCTAACCAGGGAGAGTGA
- a CDS encoding ABC transporter ATP-binding protein has protein sequence MSDMSSALAVSGLRVQLGEREVLRSIDLQITPARWTAIVGPNGAGKSTLLRAMAGMQAGHQSQSGQVLLQGRALQSWGSRDRAKALAWLGQNQTVAGEMSVYDVVMLGRLPHQGWLAPASAADHAAVQQALRETHAWDWRARSLGQLSGGERQRVLLARALAVQAQVLLMDEPLANLDPPHQTDWMLTARKLVQQGATVVSVLHELSFALLADEMVILQDGRVIQHGSCADPVTHRALESVFENRIQVRALDGHWLALPRLA, from the coding sequence ATGAGCGACATGAGCTCCGCACTGGCGGTTTCTGGCTTGCGCGTGCAACTGGGCGAGCGCGAAGTGCTGCGCAGCATTGATCTGCAAATTACGCCAGCGCGTTGGACCGCCATTGTCGGCCCCAATGGCGCGGGCAAATCCACACTGCTGCGCGCCATGGCAGGCATGCAGGCTGGCCATCAGAGCCAGAGCGGGCAGGTGCTGCTGCAGGGCCGCGCCTTGCAGAGCTGGGGCAGCCGTGACCGCGCCAAAGCGCTGGCCTGGCTGGGTCAGAACCAGACCGTGGCCGGTGAGATGTCGGTGTATGACGTGGTCATGCTGGGCCGTTTGCCGCACCAGGGCTGGTTGGCCCCGGCCAGCGCGGCTGACCATGCGGCGGTGCAGCAGGCACTGCGCGAAACCCATGCCTGGGACTGGCGTGCCCGCAGTCTGGGCCAGTTGTCGGGCGGCGAGCGCCAGCGCGTGCTGCTGGCGCGGGCGCTGGCCGTGCAGGCGCAGGTGCTGTTGATGGACGAGCCGCTGGCCAACCTGGACCCCCCGCATCAGACCGACTGGATGCTGACCGCACGCAAGCTGGTGCAGCAGGGGGCGACCGTGGTCAGCGTGCTGCATGAGCTGTCGTTTGCCCTGCTGGCCGACGAGATGGTCATCTTGCAGGACGGGCGCGTCATTCAACACGGCAGTTGCGCCGACCCCGTAACGCACCGCGCGCTGGAATCCGTTTTTGAAAACCGCATTCAGGTGCGAGCGCTGGACGGCCACTGGCTGGCCCTGCCGCGCCTTGCCTGA
- the bluB gene encoding 5,6-dimethylbenzimidazole synthase has protein sequence MTESTTKPFATIAATPFTEAERAAVYRAIYERRDMRHFAGGEVSDEVLLRLLRAAHHAPSVGFMQPWRFIRVKSRAMREQIHALVEEERVRTAHALGEREEDFMKLKVQGVLDAAEVLVVAMPPGREAHIFGRRTLPEMDIASSACAIQNLWLAARAEGLGMGWVSIFDPVALAHLLQMPEGAHPLGVLCLGPVDAYYAEPMLQQEKWASRAPLEDMLMADVWDDSRMAAHTANTTQTTQTKQGAKGKPGA, from the coding sequence ATGACCGAATCCACGACCAAGCCCTTCGCAACGATTGCCGCCACGCCTTTCACCGAGGCGGAGCGCGCTGCTGTCTATCGCGCCATTTATGAGCGCCGCGATATGCGCCACTTTGCGGGAGGCGAGGTCAGCGATGAGGTGCTGCTGCGCCTGCTGCGTGCGGCCCACCATGCGCCCAGCGTCGGCTTTATGCAGCCCTGGCGCTTTATCCGTGTGAAAAGCCGTGCGATGCGCGAGCAGATTCACGCCCTGGTGGAGGAAGAGCGCGTGCGTACCGCCCATGCCTTGGGCGAGCGTGAAGAAGACTTCATGAAGCTCAAAGTGCAGGGCGTGCTGGATGCGGCCGAGGTGCTGGTCGTGGCCATGCCCCCGGGCCGCGAGGCGCATATTTTCGGCCGCCGCACCTTGCCCGAGATGGACATTGCCAGCAGCGCCTGCGCCATTCAAAACCTGTGGCTGGCTGCGCGGGCCGAAGGGCTGGGCATGGGCTGGGTGTCGATTTTTGACCCGGTGGCGCTGGCGCATCTGCTGCAAATGCCCGAAGGTGCGCACCCGCTGGGCGTGCTGTGCCTGGGCCCTGTCGATGCCTATTACGCCGAACCCATGCTGCAGCAGGAAAAATGGGCCAGCCGCGCTCCGCTGGAAGACATGCTGATGGCCGATGTGTGGGATGACAGCCGCATGGCTGCGCACACCGCGAACACGACGCAAACGACGCAAACGAAGCAAGGGGCGAAAGGTAAGCCTGGCGCATGA
- a CDS encoding cell division protein ZapA, giving the protein MKQIDVQIMQQSYVLTCPDGQEERVMEAVRRVDDAMTRVRDSGKVRSRERVAVLAALNMAFDVLDRDAQQAHMAAAQAEMQSMQQELAPPAELDEAAKAEQQRQQELAEQLVLKLDHALENDARLL; this is encoded by the coding sequence ATGAAGCAGATCGATGTGCAAATCATGCAGCAAAGCTATGTGCTGACCTGCCCCGATGGCCAAGAAGAACGCGTGATGGAGGCCGTCCGCCGTGTGGACGATGCCATGACCCGTGTACGCGACTCCGGCAAAGTCCGCTCGCGTGAGCGCGTGGCGGTGCTGGCAGCGCTGAACATGGCCTTCGATGTGCTGGACCGTGATGCCCAGCAGGCCCACATGGCAGCAGCCCAGGCCGAGATGCAGTCCATGCAGCAGGAGCTGGCGCCCCCCGCAGAGCTGGACGAAGCCGCAAAGGCCGAGCAGCAGCGCCAGCAGGAACTGGCTGAGCAACTGGTGCTCAAGCTCGACCACGCGCTGGAAAACGACGCACGCCTGCTCTGA
- a CDS encoding cobyrinate a,c-diamide synthase, which produces MVEEKSALPVAESARCPAILISAPASGQGKTTITAALARLHARQGRKVRVFKCGPDFLDPYWHELASGQPVHSVDLWMTGEADVRRRLHEAAQDADLILVEGVMGLFDGNLSAADLAQRLGLPVLAVIDAAAMAGTFGAVAYGLHHYRPELRWAGMLANRVATAHHAELLQRGMREPQLWLGAMPGVQLGEPAPKPKSASLLPERHLGLIAAHELGDALQRLDAAADALAQTPLGQRLWQAEPGQPSWQDWCVDFMPPAQHEPQPEIKPWLAGKRIAIARDAAFSFIYPANLDCLQSMGAELCFFSPLAGDALPACDAIWLPGGYPELHAQALAANTGLREALAQHVVQGKPVWAECGGMLALCESITDLQGAQQPLWAVLPGRVTMQNRLGGLGMQQLVLPMGLLRGHTFHYSRLDTPMAFSTRSSRPGAEVHAERGEAFYASGSVRASYFHAWFASCPAAAAWLFGATIEG; this is translated from the coding sequence GTGGTTGAGGAAAAATCGGCATTGCCCGTGGCTGAGTCTGCCCGCTGCCCCGCCATTCTGATCAGCGCCCCGGCTTCGGGTCAGGGCAAGACCACCATCACGGCGGCGCTGGCGCGGCTGCATGCGCGTCAGGGGCGCAAGGTGCGGGTGTTCAAGTGCGGGCCGGATTTTCTGGATCCGTACTGGCATGAGCTGGCCAGTGGCCAGCCCGTGCATTCGGTGGATCTGTGGATGACGGGCGAGGCCGATGTGCGCCGCCGCCTGCATGAAGCCGCGCAGGATGCAGATCTGATTCTGGTCGAAGGCGTCATGGGTTTGTTTGATGGCAACCTCAGCGCGGCCGATCTGGCGCAGCGGCTGGGTTTGCCGGTGCTTGCGGTCATTGATGCTGCGGCCATGGCAGGCACTTTTGGTGCTGTTGCCTATGGCTTGCACCATTACCGGCCAGAGCTGCGCTGGGCCGGCATGCTGGCCAATCGCGTGGCCACCGCCCATCATGCAGAGCTGCTGCAACGCGGCATGCGCGAGCCGCAGTTGTGGCTGGGTGCCATGCCGGGTGTGCAACTGGGCGAGCCAGCACCCAAGCCCAAATCGGCTTCGCTGCTGCCTGAGCGGCACCTGGGGCTGATTGCGGCCCATGAGCTTGGCGATGCACTGCAGCGGCTGGATGCCGCTGCGGATGCCCTGGCCCAGACTCCGCTGGGGCAGCGCCTCTGGCAAGCCGAGCCGGGCCAGCCCAGCTGGCAGGACTGGTGTGTGGACTTCATGCCGCCTGCGCAGCATGAGCCGCAGCCAGAAATCAAGCCCTGGCTGGCGGGTAAGCGCATTGCCATTGCGCGGGATGCGGCTTTCTCATTCATCTATCCGGCCAATCTGGACTGCCTGCAGTCCATGGGGGCGGAGCTTTGCTTTTTCTCGCCTCTGGCGGGCGATGCGCTGCCAGCGTGCGATGCCATCTGGCTGCCCGGCGGCTATCCGGAACTGCATGCGCAGGCGCTGGCGGCCAATACCGGTTTGCGAGAAGCCCTTGCCCAGCATGTGGTCCAGGGCAAGCCGGTGTGGGCGGAGTGCGGCGGCATGCTGGCCTTGTGTGAGTCGATTACCGATTTGCAGGGCGCGCAGCAGCCGCTGTGGGCCGTGCTGCCCGGACGTGTGACCATGCAGAACCGGCTTGGCGGGCTGGGCATGCAACAACTGGTGCTGCCCATGGGCTTGCTGCGCGGGCACACCTTTCACTACAGCCGTCTGGATACGCCAATGGCCTTCAGCACCCGTAGCAGCCGACCCGGCGCGGAAGTGCATGCCGAGCGTGGCGAGGCGTTTTACGCGTCGGGCAGCGTGCGGGCCAGCTACTTTCACGCCTGGTTTGCCTCGTGCCCAGCGGCGGCGGCCTGGCTGTTTGGCGCAACAATCGAGGGCTAG
- a CDS encoding helix-turn-helix transcriptional regulator yields MAESAFSKTGFSTYKTSAQDCVLKDVPVGGVAPSQPVELLDPDLEISTENFSQLVGALYLAATDAEAWKSFLELLRVQTGGNYGSLIVRDTMGDNIGLVISAASTRKALLAHDPYGYCSPLRGIPLDTAVTLAERISEREWRTCRYYTEWCKHVEVFHILAIDIETEDGCCYGLRATRPEQAEPFGAREKALMTLLLPHIKRALNMHLALNRDRQLISLYGRATAQLMVGVVILDQNGMVIESNPAATTILNSGDGLRVKNGELEAAYANDNRKLQRLIKDALMHPQDTQRVMTEGMSVGRQSGQLNWGVVVQNISPDDWTEGKQRPSVAVFVRDTTGRPDPPVKLAQQLFQLTPAETSLAIQLANGLSLEEAAQTLNIRPNTARAHLRSIFSKTGVRRQTELVRLFLNSVAWLGNH; encoded by the coding sequence ATGGCTGAGAGCGCTTTTTCCAAAACCGGATTCTCCACCTACAAGACATCGGCGCAGGACTGTGTTTTGAAGGATGTACCAGTGGGCGGCGTGGCTCCATCTCAGCCGGTGGAGCTGCTCGATCCTGACCTGGAAATCTCTACCGAGAACTTCAGTCAGCTGGTTGGCGCGCTTTATCTGGCCGCGACAGATGCCGAAGCCTGGAAGTCGTTTCTGGAGCTGCTGCGCGTGCAGACCGGGGGGAATTACGGCTCCCTCATTGTTCGCGACACCATGGGGGACAACATCGGTCTGGTGATCTCGGCCGCCAGCACCCGCAAGGCCTTGCTGGCCCATGACCCCTATGGATATTGCAGCCCGCTGCGCGGCATTCCGCTCGATACCGCCGTCACGCTGGCCGAGCGAATTTCCGAGCGCGAATGGCGCACCTGCCGCTATTACACGGAATGGTGCAAGCATGTAGAAGTCTTTCACATCCTCGCCATAGACATCGAGACCGAAGACGGCTGCTGCTACGGCCTTCGTGCCACTCGCCCAGAGCAGGCAGAGCCTTTCGGCGCCCGTGAAAAAGCGCTGATGACGCTGCTGCTTCCGCATATCAAGCGGGCGCTCAATATGCACCTGGCGCTCAACCGTGATCGTCAGCTGATCTCTCTGTATGGCCGGGCCACGGCGCAGTTGATGGTGGGGGTGGTCATCCTCGATCAGAACGGCATGGTCATCGAGAGCAACCCAGCCGCCACCACCATTTTGAATAGCGGCGATGGCCTGCGCGTCAAAAACGGGGAGCTGGAAGCGGCCTATGCCAATGACAACCGCAAGCTGCAGCGCTTGATCAAGGACGCGCTGATGCACCCGCAGGATACCCAGCGCGTCATGACCGAGGGCATGTCGGTGGGGCGCCAGTCAGGCCAGCTGAACTGGGGTGTGGTGGTGCAGAACATATCGCCCGATGACTGGACCGAAGGCAAGCAGCGCCCCAGCGTGGCGGTGTTTGTGAGAGACACCACGGGCCGCCCTGATCCCCCGGTCAAACTTGCCCAGCAATTGTTCCAGCTCACACCCGCCGAGACATCGCTCGCCATTCAGCTGGCCAATGGCCTGTCGCTGGAGGAAGCAGCGCAAACACTCAACATTCGCCCGAATACGGCGCGGGCCCATCTGCGCTCGATTTTTTCCAAGACGGGTGTTCGCCGCCAGACAGAGCTGGTGCGACTTTTCCTCAATAGCGTGGCCTGGCTGGGCAATCATTAA